A single region of the Paraburkholderia sprentiae WSM5005 genome encodes:
- a CDS encoding UvrD-helicase domain-containing protein, which yields MPDLLSNLNPEQHAAVTLPNEPALILAGAGSGKTRVLITRIAWLIQQGLASPATILAVTFTNKAAREMMARLSALLPIDTRGMWIGTFHGLCNRMLRAHHRDAGLPATFQILDTADQLSALKRLMKGLNIDDEKYPAKNLQYFINNAKEQGLRPKDVDATDNFNRKFVELYEAYDQQCQREGVVDFPELLLRCYELLAHNPPLRAHYQARFRHILVDEFQDTNKLQYAWLKLLAGQHNAIFAVGDDDQSIYAFRGANVGNMRDFEHEFNVRNLIKLEQNYRSHGHILDAANQLIANNSRRLGKNLRTDAGHGEPVRVYESATDSQEAGWIVEEIRALINTGLSRSEIAVLYRSNAQSRTIEHTLVNAGIAYRVYGGLRFFERQEVKHALAYLRLIDNPNDDTAFGRVVNFPTRGIGARSIEQIADAARLYNCSMAAAIPYVAGKAGSSLAAFANLVGKMRADTQQMSLPETVEYVVRASGLADFYQNEREGQERLENLQELVNAAAAFVSEEGYGLDTPARSIPLRPGASAAPELAVATDDPNTVVLDAPGIADPAQNPDTMTPLAGFLSHASLEAGDNQAQAGQEAVQLMTVHAAKGLEFTAVFITGLEEGLFPHENSAMESDGLEEERRLMYVAITRAKERLYLSFAQSRMLHGQTRYNIRSRFFDELPQETLKWLTPKVEAGSRWGGRSDNAGYGRDWIARPGYGGGSAATAAVASAPAPAFANAQRAAETGFRVGQQVFHTKFGEGTITALEGSGTDAKAQVRFKRHGEKWLALAVAKLQAVE from the coding sequence ATGCCCGACCTCCTCTCCAATCTAAACCCCGAACAACACGCCGCCGTCACACTCCCGAATGAGCCCGCCCTGATCCTGGCGGGCGCGGGGAGCGGCAAAACCCGCGTCCTGATCACCCGCATCGCGTGGCTGATCCAGCAAGGCCTCGCGTCCCCCGCGACCATCCTCGCGGTGACCTTCACCAACAAAGCCGCCCGCGAAATGATGGCGCGCCTGTCGGCGCTATTGCCGATCGACACGCGCGGTATGTGGATCGGCACGTTCCACGGCCTGTGCAACCGCATGCTGCGCGCGCATCACCGCGACGCCGGGCTGCCCGCCACGTTCCAGATTCTCGATACCGCGGACCAACTGTCGGCGCTCAAACGCCTGATGAAGGGCCTCAACATCGACGATGAAAAGTACCCGGCGAAAAATCTCCAGTACTTCATCAACAACGCAAAAGAGCAGGGCCTGCGCCCCAAGGACGTCGACGCCACCGACAACTTCAACCGCAAGTTCGTCGAGCTCTACGAAGCCTATGACCAGCAGTGCCAGCGCGAAGGCGTCGTCGACTTCCCCGAACTGCTGCTGCGCTGCTACGAACTGCTCGCGCACAATCCGCCGCTGCGCGCGCATTATCAGGCGCGCTTCCGGCACATCTTGGTGGACGAGTTTCAGGACACCAACAAGCTGCAATACGCGTGGCTCAAGCTGCTCGCGGGTCAGCACAACGCGATCTTCGCGGTCGGCGACGACGATCAATCGATCTACGCGTTCCGCGGCGCGAACGTCGGCAACATGCGCGACTTCGAGCACGAGTTCAACGTGCGCAATCTGATCAAGCTCGAGCAGAACTATCGCTCGCACGGCCATATTCTCGATGCCGCGAACCAGCTGATCGCGAACAACTCGCGGCGTCTCGGCAAGAATCTGCGCACCGACGCGGGCCACGGCGAACCGGTGCGCGTGTATGAATCGGCGACCGATTCGCAGGAAGCCGGCTGGATCGTCGAAGAGATCCGCGCGCTGATCAACACCGGCCTGTCGCGCAGCGAAATCGCAGTGCTTTATCGCAGCAACGCGCAGTCGCGCACGATCGAGCACACGCTCGTCAACGCGGGCATCGCGTATCGCGTGTATGGCGGCCTGCGCTTTTTCGAGCGTCAGGAAGTCAAGCACGCGCTCGCGTATCTGCGCCTGATCGACAACCCGAACGACGACACCGCATTCGGCCGCGTGGTCAATTTCCCCACGCGCGGCATTGGCGCGCGTTCGATCGAACAGATCGCCGACGCGGCGCGTTTGTATAACTGCTCGATGGCCGCGGCGATTCCGTACGTCGCCGGCAAGGCGGGCTCGAGCCTCGCCGCGTTCGCGAACCTGGTCGGCAAAATGCGCGCCGACACGCAGCAGATGAGTCTGCCCGAGACCGTCGAGTACGTGGTCCGCGCGAGCGGTCTCGCGGACTTCTATCAGAACGAGCGCGAAGGCCAGGAGCGGCTCGAAAACTTGCAGGAACTCGTGAACGCGGCCGCCGCGTTCGTCAGCGAGGAAGGCTACGGGCTCGATACGCCCGCGCGCTCGATTCCACTGCGCCCCGGAGCCAGCGCCGCGCCCGAACTCGCGGTCGCGACCGACGATCCGAACACGGTGGTACTCGACGCGCCGGGCATCGCCGATCCGGCGCAAAACCCCGACACGATGACACCGCTCGCGGGTTTCCTGTCGCACGCGTCGCTCGAAGCCGGTGATAACCAGGCGCAGGCCGGCCAGGAAGCGGTGCAGCTGATGACGGTGCACGCTGCAAAGGGGCTCGAATTCACCGCCGTGTTCATCACCGGTCTCGAAGAAGGGCTGTTCCCGCACGAGAACAGCGCGATGGAGTCAGATGGTCTCGAAGAAGAGCGGCGTCTGATGTACGTCGCGATCACGCGCGCGAAGGAGCGGCTGTACCTGTCGTTCGCGCAAAGCCGGATGCTGCACGGCCAGACGCGCTACAACATCCGCTCGCGCTTCTTCGACGAATTGCCGCAGGAAACGCTGAAGTGGCTGACGCCGAAGGTCGAGGCGGGCTCGCGCTGGGGCGGCCGCTCGGACAACGCCGGCTACGGGCGCGACTGGATCGCGCGGCCGGGCTACGGCGGAGGTTCGGCGGCGACGGCGGCGGTGGCCTCCGCGCCGGCACCCGCGTTCGCGAACGCGCAGCGCGCGGCCGAAACGGGCTTCCGGGTCGGCCAGCAGGTGTTCCACACGAAGTTCGGCGAAGGCACGATCACCGCGCTCGAAGGCAGCGGCACCGACGCGAAGGCGCAGGTCCGCTTCAAGCGGCACGGCGAGAAGTGGCTGGCGCTCGCGGTGGCGAAATTGCAGGCGGTCGAATGA